GCTCGACCAAAACTCGGTTTTGGTATAGAGGCCCTATCGTCTAACCTGGTTAGGACACTAGCTTTTCAAGCTAAGAATACCGGTTCAAATCCGGTTAGGGCCGCAGGGTTTTGAGGCCTCGCGGGCCGAAACCCCGTAGCGTCCCGCTTTCAGCGGGACTGCTACTAGGGTGACTCCCACTAGGGCCGCTATTAAACAACGTTGTTTAACTTAGTTAAACAACTAAGCGCCAAATGAAGATTTATTACAAAAGAGTGGTTAGCGATAAAGACTGGCATTGGGTCGCGAAGATTGAGAAAAAAATTGGCCATCGTTATTATCAGCCGTTCGCATTGAATAGGCTTAAAGAATATTTTAGACGGGCGATCGTTTTTCTGATTGAGGTAAGTGACAGGCCTGCGGGCTATTTTGCCTATAAGATTAATAAGAGCAAAAATGATGGCGAAATTCTGGCCATGGGAATCCTTTCCAAACATCGGAGACAGGGAGTGGCAAGTAGGGCTATCAAAAAAGCGTTTGAGGAATTGAAGGACTGTAAGAAAATAATAATCGTTGTCCACCCTGGCAATGTTCCCGCCGTGAATTTTTATCTCAAAAACGGCTTTAAAATTTCTACTTATAAAGAAAATTACTTCGGCGATAAAGAGCCAAGGTTTATTCTTTGCAAAGATAATAATAAATAACAAAAATTTTAAAATTATTATGAAAATCGCTATTTTTCTCGCTCAGTCGCGTTTCACTCCAGAGCAGCAGAAAAAATTAGCTGATTTGGGCCAAGTCGTTTATGTAAAGGATAAAAAAGAACTTTCTTTTAACGAAATCTTGAAATTAGCAGAAGGGTCAGAAATTATTGTCCCTGACCCTGATCCTTTTGGCGGGTTTGAGAAAGCCAAGCCGGTTTTGATGAAACTTATAGAGTCATTGCCGAACTTGAAGGGTGTTTGCCTTTCTACCACTTCTTTTGGCTGGATTGGCTTGGATTATTGCAAAAAAAGAAATTTACCAGTCAGTAATGTTCCCGGTTATTCAAGAGAAGCGGTGGCAGAACACGCTTTAGCTCTTTTATTGTGTTTGGCCAAGAAAATTGTCTTTTTTGACCGTAAGATACAGAAAGGTCAGTTTGAGCTGGAGATGGGTTCTGATTTGAAGGGAAAAACAATGGGCATTATTGGTTTAGGGAATATTGGCAGCAGGGTGGCGGAATTAGCCCAGGGCATTGGTATGAAAGTGATTGCCTATAACCGG
This genomic window from bacterium contains:
- a CDS encoding GNAT family N-acetyltransferase; amino-acid sequence: MKIYYKRVVSDKDWHWVAKIEKKIGHRYYQPFALNRLKEYFRRAIVFLIEVSDRPAGYFAYKINKSKNDGEILAMGILSKHRRQGVASRAIKKAFEELKDCKKIIIVVHPGNVPAVNFYLKNGFKISTYKENYFGDKEPRFILCKDNNK
- a CDS encoding NAD(P)-dependent oxidoreductase yields the protein MKIAIFLAQSRFTPEQQKKLADLGQVVYVKDKKELSFNEILKLAEGSEIIVPDPDPFGGFEKAKPVLMKLIESLPNLKGVCLSTTSFGWIGLDYCKKRNLPVSNVPGYSREAVAEHALALLLCLAKKIVFFDRKIQKGQFELEMGSDLKGKTMGIIGLGNIGSRVAELAQGIGMKVIAYNRSPEQKDGVEMKTMDEVLKESDAISIHVTHEDGNRGMINTDQIAKMKPSVFIVNLVDRDLVNETAMAEALKSGKVGGYAWEGTNLQDTPLAGLDNSIGLRIFGYYTKETLDNLFRILTDNIIASARGNPQNRVV